The Polyodon spathula isolate WHYD16114869_AA chromosome 37, ASM1765450v1, whole genome shotgun sequence genome includes the window GCATCCACTCTCTCcctctttttaaaacacacataaaaccGTTTTTGTTTGATCAGGTTTTTAGTTCAAAGTCTTATTGTCGTATACTGTTTTTGTTACTCTGCAGATTTTGTAAAGTGTCGGTTTTTCTTTGCTGTGTAAAGCGCCCCGAGACGCTCCCCGTGTAgatggggggcgggggggggaggctgtattaaatgtaaattttattGTGATGAATAATGTCCAATCAGAAGAACCGTTTTCTATAGGCCGacacatgtaaaaatatgaactgtgacacacacacacaaatttaaaTTTGAACAGGCATATTTTTACATTCCAAAAGAATGACTCTTGCAATGAATTGTGCTAGAGAACGTCATAACCAATTTCAACACAAGTCGCTAGGATATGCTAAGCTgaagtatttgtattaataataataataataataataataataataataataataataataataatacgcgtATTAGTGTTGACTCACTGGCTGCTGTTGCGGCGGTGTGTCTTGCTGCACGGTCTCTGTGATCATCTCTGAGGAACCTCCCGCTGCCTCCGCCATCATCGCAACAAACTGCAGTATTTTATCCAGacagatcaataaataaatagcgtTCAATGTGTTGTTTCATGTAATGCGACTCTGACGTTGCGAATGTATAACGTTTTATTATAACGTTGTTGCTGCAGTTGCTATTTTCTGCTGGAGAAACAACGTCTGCCACTCCCACTTGGTCCCCTCACCTATTTCCGGTCTGCATCTGCTTCTACAACCCTGCGGTAGTTTGGTTCCGGATTTTTCACAATTACATACCTGCCAACATTTTAGATATTCAAATAAACATACCTTACCAATTTATACTATAGCTCCTTAATCTGTAGTTTTGGCATGTGATGTAAATGTCTCTTAGTATAACCAGAGAACAGGTACACAATTTGTAATGTAAGCATTACAAGCATGTGTTCCCTTAGGGATCAGGGATACAGGAGATGAGTTAAGATTAAGAAATCTAGAAGTTTCAACGCTTGGCACAGGCTAGAGTTTCAACCTCACAAAAACACCCTAAAAATATTTATCTCCAGCACCCAGCCCCGCTCATAATAATGTTAAGAATTTGTAAACATGCATATTCTTCTCAAAATGAACCAAACAAATCCTAGAATAGCATCTTTGAATTCACTGTCTCTACCAATATCAATGCTGTGTACTATCTGTCTAGCAGGCAGGAGCATGGGGATGTGACCTCTAGTGGCCTGGTGGGGCAGTGCAggaccaaaatttaaaaaaattctgagaGTATTCAACCTAATATTATGTACACAACACTGCCAAAgctggcctctctctctctctatatatatatattattgtcaaCTGGCGGCTCACCACAAAAAGCTTGCATGGGatcttttcccttcaaagtcaCGGCCCAACACGCAGGATTGAAAGGGACAGCGCTCActcgcacttttaataaacaaaatgaattaaatgaacacctagctcctatttggagcactaactaaacattcaccagGAACCTCCTCTAAtaaaaccggacagctaagctgtttaccggctgaCACAAAAACATCAGATTAAACACCAAAAAGACTTTCACAGTCCCTTTTACATAACGgctgaaaacaccatcaaccgggccctccacacagcagcagccctgagcagactgactgctttccttttaCATCCTGCACCTGGCTTGAGTTATTAATAATTGCCagatgcaggtgataattaaaaaaattaaacaaaacaattaccctGGCATggaggctttaactctgtccctgccataaacaaaccattttgCTACTACATCctgttactatatataaaatgtgctCTTTATTATCATTACAAAACTAAATTGATGCcttcaatttaaacaaaaacacaaataatatgacacacatacaacacagctGAGTTGTACTGTGCCGTTGCCTTATTTTAATGCAGATCAGCGGTCAGTATTTTAATCTACAGCTTCCGAAACGCATTCACAACACGAGAGGCCCTGCCTGCTACACATGGCTGTGAAACCTCAAAGGGAAGTGACTGAAAGAGGTCCTCTCCCGTGGGATTTTCTGTGGACAAGCCTAGATATTAACCTGCTAGCTACCAGGGTTACTTTGGATGCAGGAAGATGCAAACCCCTGTTCTGGTAACTGCAGACCAAACAGAGGCTGTGTAAGATTCCCTACAGTATATAGGAAACCACACTTCATATTTTCACATGGGGTGTTTCAGTATCAATAAATTAGTGTTGGGCTGGATCCAGCATGTTGTTTTCTGTGCCTACAGTCCCCCATTAGTTAGTTGGGAAACATCAAGCAATGTCAAAAGACACAGCGAGGGAAAACTAGCAGTTAATCCCAGACGGTGCCTGGCTGGCGCTGTCATAGCTACTGGCTGATAGGCAAGAAACTGATCCAATAAATCATGGGCCATTTGTTGCCTGTTGTCCAATAAGAAGAGccaaagacaagaaaaaaaaagatctgttcaGCCAATTAAAAACTTTATATACAATTCAAACCGGAAAGGGTCATCAGACAACACCACACATATGTGCAATATTATAATCTTTTCTACCAACTTTGTATTCTAATGGAGCCattattctttgtatttatttttaattaatttaaaaagtctgttttaatatTCTGAATAAAACAATCTGCTCTTGAAAGGAGATAAATGAGTCATGTTAATGTTACGTTGAGAGTGCACGAAATATATAATTTGGCCGTGTGGTTCTAGTTTTGCAAAGTCACAGATGTCTggtcgctttaaaaaaaaaaagcaaacactttgaaaatatagttTCTTACCTGTATAATATCTTATGCTTCTACATGGTTTGTAACATTTTCTGCTTAGATTAATACCAggtttacaaataaatgaatttacAAATACAGGGACTGCTTTTGAAGAGACTCCTAAAAGCTTCATTTCTGAAGTGCACAGAAGGCTACGTGAAGCTgtagcaaaacacacacaaagaaatcCTTTTGGACTATGAAAGTGTGCAAGACCATGGGATGCCCCTATAAAACACAGAGGAGGCATGCTGGGTCTCAGGGAGTACAGGCACAGGATTACATTTCAGAACTGGTCAGTTGTTTTGTGAAGAATACAAAGCATGTTGAAAAATGACAATCAGGAATCTTCTTTTTCTTGATATCTGAAAACGAATAAAGACAGACATTAATTTAGtagtagttttatatatatatagctatgaaTATATCTAGAATTTCAGGATAAAGAAAAAGCAATCAAATATATGAACATTTCAGATCTTTCCGTTAGCATTGTGTAAATCAAACAGACTTTTCCTTGAGAAACAGAAGCACGATTTTGTGCAGTGTTAACAGGCAAAGGAAGGAAGCACCTGCCAGCCAAGCGCACGCGATCGCCTGTGTCGTGTTGGTGTGCTCGTTACCTGCAGTGAGTACAGGTGTAGAAGACAGTCTGTCCCTCGTCTGCGGATCTCATCTGTCTCGTGTGATACACCATCCCTTCGTGGCCACAGCGAGAGCACTTCCGATCAATctgcacagaacacaaacaagcCTTTACAATGCACTTCCTACCTCTTCCTAGCAGCATTGCTGGCGGGCTCCTCGCTAATCTTTTGGTTCCCCATTATGTTCCGCTGGTTGGGGATGGTTTACAGAACGTTCACAGCACTGCTACTTCCTGTTAAAAACCCCTGTGCTACCTAACAACCTATATCCAGCCTTACTTCTGTGGGGAAGCCTGAAAACGATTGTGTAAAGAGGCTGTCTTACCACAGGGCCCTtttctccctcctcctcttctgtctccATGGCAGCAGAGGCAGATTCCAGGCTGTTAAACACCACTGAGGACTTGATAACATGACCTTCAAATTCTGAAACAGAAAGGAGGCAGGCTATATTATCAAGCAGGCATGCTACAGTGTGTGAAATACACAGGTTCAtatggtcagttttttttttttccccccgttcTTAAAACAGACATAAGCACCACTAAGAAGATTTGGAAGGCAGTGCAGGTTCTCACCGCGCACGTCGATGGCGAATGCACACCGCTGGCATGTCACTTTGTCCTCCAGTCCTGGTAGAGGCAGGACAGACCCGCACTCTGGGCAGAAATCCGCGTCTCCGTGGAAACTGGAAGCTGCTTCCATTCTTCCCGTCGCTGCAGCCGAGGGAACATCGTCAATAACACAGCAAGTGCAGCAGGATTAGCCATTACAGACCTAAACCAAGTACCACTCATAAACCACCTCGGAATGTAGTTTTGAGTTTTATTATAGTGACCCGGGATGGAAAGACCCCCGCTGCATAGCATTTAGCATGCTTCCAACAgcaagagaggggagaggagattaaatgtttaagagatacaaatggcaaaatcgtagatgaagaaaaaaatagcaaatattaaatgattacttttcacaagtttttacaaaggaagatactgacaacatgccccacatgtcatccagttcctatccagttttaaataactttagcataactgaggcagaagtgttaaagggactaggagctcttaaaataaacaaatcccctgggctgggtgagatcctcccagtagtactcaaagaaacgaaagaagtaatttacaaaccgctaaccaagatcatgcagcagtctcttgacatagGGGTGGTATCGACAGACTGgcaaattgcaaacgtaataccgatccacaaaaagggaaacaaaactgaaccaggtaactacagaccagtaagcctgacttctattatatgcaaacttatggaaactataataagatccaaaatggaaaattacctatatggtaacagggtcctgggagacagtcaacatggttttaggaaagggagatcgtgtctaactaacttgcttgatttttttgaggatgcaacatcaataatggataattgcaaaaaataattgcaagcttttgacaaagtccagcacaaaagattaattctcaaactgaacgcaattgggattcaaggaaacacatgtacatggattagggagtggttaacatgtagaaaacagaaagtactgattagaggaaaaacctcagaatggagtgtggtaaccagcggtgtaccacagggatcagtattaggtcctctgctattcctaatctacattaatgatttagattctggtatagtaagcaaacttgttaaatttgcagacgacacaaaagtaggaggagtggcaaacactgttgcagcagcaaaggtcattcaaaatgatctagacaagattcagaactgggcagacacatggcaaatgacatttaatagagaaaagtgtaaggtattgcacgcaggaaataaaaatgtacattataaatatcatatgggagatactgaaattggagaaggaatctatgaaaaagacctaggagtttttgttgactcagaaatgtcttcatctagacaatgtggggaagctataaaaaaggctaacaagatgctcagatacattgtgaaaagtgttgaatttaaatcaagggaagtaatgttaaaactgtacaatgcactagtaagacctcatcttgaatattgtgtgcagttctggtcacctcgctataaaaaagatattgctgctctagaaagagtgcaaaaaagagcgaccagaattattccgggcttaaaaggcatgtcatatgcagataggctaaaagaattgaatctgttcagtcttgaacaaagaagactacgtggcgacctaattcaagcattcaaaattctaaaaggtattgacagtgtcgacccaagggactttttcagcctgaaaaaaagaaacaaggaccaggggtcacaaatggagattagacaaaggggcattcagaacagaaaataggatgcacttttttacacagagaattgtgagggtctggaatcaactccccagtaatgttgttgaagctgacaccctgggatccttcaagaagctgcttgatgagattctgggatcaataagctactaacaaccaaacaagcaagatgggccgaatggcctcctctcgtttgtaaactttcttatgttcttatgttcttaagaacaATCAACTATTGTGataatctgtttagtcttgattaTTTCTTGTACTAAAAAGTTCATATTGAAATTCATGTTCTCGGTGATAAATTACGCTTCGGACAGTCATTCAAGGCTTTAaaataacagggatggaaataaaactccctcccattgcacagcactttgatccagtcctggttttactaaggaTTTAATAAtacacccctgagcttgttacctacgaGCTGCAGCTAATCAAGCTCTAAGTGAAATCTGGAATGGGTtaaaccgctatgcaataggagtcttattaccatccaaGAGAAGCGTgtcttttcatttcaaaacaagataTCTGCTACTGCACTAAACAcacaccctttaaaaaaaacaaaacctttttttagcCAGTATGGTGCTTTGACCCACAAGACACTGCTCTGAGGAAATGACTATGGCAGCGATGTAGTAACAGACCTCCTGAGAGGAAGGGgtgcaaactgagaactttacCTAGCGTAGGATCAGATATCACGTTTAGTAACGTGCgataagaaaatagattttaaaaccgTGCTGAGTAAGTtatacagaaacaaaagaaaaaaaaaagttttaatcaCTGCTACTACTGCGGTAGAATGATATGATCcgtctgtcacaatatatattctgataataataacaacagcaacacagcaatgtattacaaacacaaaacagtaagaTCCAACACTATTGCTCACCAGATCTTTACCGAGGCCTCTTATATATAATGTTAAAGCGCAGCTTCTTCTAACATGAGTTATTTCAACCTAACAACACACACATGGGCACCGGGTTCGGAAACAGAGCGTCGCGTTAATAAATCTCCGGAGAAAAGTGTTTATATGCTGCCACCTGCTGCACTGGAAGACTAATTACAGCTAAAACAAATTCGGCAAAACAGtcgccttttatttttaaagggttaAGAGCCAAGGCAAGCTGCACCCCATTGCAAAGGGAGAAACGATAGCATTTATATGGGGTGGTGGATAAAAtgcatttgatgttttttttttttttttttttttttttttttctctgctgatAACTACATTGAGCATTGAAAATAAGCATTTGCATGGCTAGCTGGCACAGGAACCAAAGCGATATATGCGTGCCAGTGAATGATTAACTTACTGGAGGGGGCTAGGCTTGctggttggtggtttgttgtgcaGGTTTTGGATCAGGCAGCTGGTTAGCTGGTCTTTCTGCAGAGCCGGGTCCTAGCGGTGACCCGCGCTCCACTTGAcgttgtgggaaaaaaaaaaaaaaaaaaacagagaagccGCCGAGCGACGCGAACGACGACCTGAGCGACTCTCGACACGAAAGGtaattatttgatttaatattGCTATTATAGCCCCCCCACACTCACGAATTTGAAAGTTAACACCCTATTCTCTCCCCCCTCTGGTCCGCTAATTGTAATTGTGCGTATTTTAAGACGTTTAATGAAGGAAAGATCGCGGCCGTACGAGAAAGCGAGCAGGACGGGTCTTCTCGCTCCATTTAATACGACATTACAACTATCTCTGCGAATCTCTGCCATCCTTCATGCTACATGTACGGGAAACATCTTAAAATAAACCGGCACACGTTCTTCATCGAGCGACTTGTGTATttcgaggttttttttttatttttggttttttttaagcgTATTTGCTTGATGGAGGTATGGCGTCAATAATAAAGGACGTGCTGCAACAAAAcagtgacgtttttttttttcggggggggggggggagtatagtttaatataaaataagcaaTTATGTAATCGCAGCTCTTCTGcattttgcattataaataacGTTTTGGGGGTAGTGTAAATGTTGACGTAGGGCACCAACTGCTGTATTTCGAGACAAATGAAATAAGGATGTTGTAAAAATACTAGTATTAAGCAGCTGTTATTACCAGTGCACTGCTAGTAGGATCTttgctgaaacagaaaacaaattccTAATACCGCTACAAATTCTTCTTTTGTAAACGTAAGGCCAGAAAAATATCCATATTTAGACTTCATGTTAAGCTACTAGCAGTACGTTTTGTAGTGTTCATAACCAACAACAAGGGATATGTTAAAAGACATACATGAAATGAGATAGTGTGTACTCATACCAACTAtgaaacacacttattcttcattcacaAACCATTTGCTGAACTGCAATGAGCCTCGTTgtacatgaaaatataaaaaaatgcaatctCTTACCATATGTCATGCTTCATTGATACACGTCTAATATTTGTATGGCCAATGGTGTGGACTcccgttgcagagcagtttgacgCAGTCCTGTTTTAACTAGGAGTTTAATAcgacacacctaagcttgttacctatacactgactAAACAAGGTTGTAGTAAAAACTGGaaggggtgaaactgctatgcaacaggagcctCTTTCTGCCCCTTTGATATTGGATTAGGAGATTGGTTCCTGATTGTGCCCCTCTCGCTCTTCAGCACTAGGTCAGGATGGCTGAGAACGACGTTGACAATGAGCTTCTGGACTATGAAGATGACGAGGTGGAGAACACAGGGAGCGGGGATGCTGTGGACCTGCCTGTCAAGAAGGACGTAAAGGGCTCCTATGTGTCCATCCACAGCTCCGGCTTCAGGGACTTCCTGCTTAAACCAGAGCTGCTGAGAGCCATTGTGGACTGCGGCTTCGAGCACCCCTCCGAGGGTAAGACAGGGAACAATAATGTAGGAATAATCAATGACTGTGATACAGAATTAACCTTGGTTATTTATTGTGCTAAAAAGTTCATATTGAGATTTGTGTTATCAAATCGTGTTTCTGACAGTCATCCGAGGCAAAACAGATTAGTCGATACCCTCCTAATTATTGTCTGGCCAGGGATGGATTCCCATTGCGTAGCAGCTGGAGCCTTTCCTGGTTTTACGAAGTGTAAaaagacacacctgggcttgttgCCTATTTACTGGGGCTAATCAACCCATtataacctggaatgggtgaaaagcTGTTATACAGTAGGAGGGTTATTTCCGTTCTTGCAGTGTTatggcattttgaaaagatttaagACCATTGTGATCATTTTTAGCACAAATGTGTCCAGTCCTACCTCATCTCCCTCACTTCATGCAGGCCATGTTGAACATGGCCCGCTAGCTGTCatatgtgcgtgcgtgcgtttgtcttgtctgtctccTGTCACTGACTGCCGCTCTTCCTTCCTCTTTCTCTGCAGTACAGCACGAGTGTATCCCGCAGGCCATCCTGGGTATGGATGTGCTGTGCCAGGCCAAGTCTGGAATGGGGAAGACCGCCGTGTTTGTGCTGGCCACCCTGCAGCAGCTTGAACCCGTTACTGGACAGGTACGCTCCcgatactgacacacacacacacacacagtctcctTACTACACTCTCCAGTACAGACAGAGAGAGCCTCCCTCCCACTGATACAGCCCGAGACACACACTCTCGCACAGACCTTGACTGTAATGACATCTAAATTCTAAACTCCAGAAGGGCAGGGAATCTACACAAACATGAACACCAGGGATAAAACTCTTTGGACTCCCGTACAAATAGTAAGAACAGTTTAGTTCACAGTGTCACTGGAAAGCTTTAAGCTTGTGTGCCTGCAGCTAAAAATAAATCCTTAGATGATTAACAAACTGGTGAGCTAAGTCTGGTTTCTGATGAAgcagagtgaacagaaaaataaacccaCTGCACTTAACTTGGTTTGACAGTAGTATTCGTTGAATCCCCACGCTGCTCGTGTTGAACTAACTCCATTGTGTGTCGCTCTTCTGCAGGTGTCTGTGCTCGTGATGTGTCACACAAGAGAGCTGGCTTTCCAGATCAGCAAGGAGTATGAGCGATTCTCCAAGTACATGCCCACCGTCAAGGTAATTCAATTTCACCCCCTCAGCCACGGCCATCCTGTTCAGTTCCAGTTGTGTTGAAAGCCAGTTGAGTTTGTGTCTGAGCATTGCTATTTTTTCCCTTCTAGGTGGCTGTGTTCTTTGGCGGCCTGTCTATCAAGAAGGACGAGGAAGTGCTGAAGAAGAACTGCCCCCATGTTGTGGTGGGGACCCCAGGAAGGATCCTGGCTCTGGCGCGCAACAAGAGCCTCAACCTGAAACACATCAAACACTTCATCCTGGATGAGTGTGATAAGATGCTGGAACAACTGGGTGAGGAGACACTTgagactcacagacacacactgaaaaaaCCCACATGTGATCTAGTCCTGTAAAGGAAAAAAGCATGTCGCCTATATACTGGAACTTCATAACTCAACAGAGAACATAAATTggaattgaattgcaaaagcaaagtatatttatgATTTAGAAAATTATGAAAGCCAAGTTCCTTTACACAAATTGTATTGTCATTTAAAGTGAGACAAGTACAATGACTAATTTAACTGCATACCAAGGTACAATACTGTCAGTTTAATCCAAAATGG containing:
- the polr1h gene encoding DNA-directed RNA polymerase I subunit RPA12, which gives rise to MEAASSFHGDADFCPECGSVLPLPGLEDKVTCQRCAFAIDVREFEGHVIKSSVVFNSLESASAAMETEEEEGEKGPVIDRKCSRCGHEGMVYHTRQMRSADEGQTVFYTCTHCRYQEKEDS